One stretch of Carettochelys insculpta isolate YL-2023 chromosome 20, ASM3395843v1, whole genome shotgun sequence DNA includes these proteins:
- the C20H17orf58 gene encoding UPF0450 protein C17orf58 homolog isoform X7, with amino-acid sequence MIDCRRERDEAEAFCESEFAVNGIVHDVETLGKGVQLVMLLVNSDGLYKMSRLYIAPDGFFFRVHVLIVDALNCSKPCPAFKLGSRYIVMGQIYHKRRQLPAPLLQFLRGRLRPGDGLLRSSSNYIKRFNRKRDHKIQEAAHSKCK; translated from the exons ATGATCGACTGCAGGAGGGAGAGGGACGAAGCAGAAGCATTCTGTGAGAGTGAGTTCG CAGTGAATGGGATTGTTCATGATGTGGAAACACTGGGGAAAGGAGTCCAGCTGGTTATGCTCTTGGTAAATAGTGACGGATTATACAAAATGAGTCGCCTGTATATTGCCCCTGATGGCTTCTTCTTCCGAGTTCACGTTCTCATTGTGGATGCTTTAAACTGCAGTAAACCATGTCCAGCTTTTAAACTTG GAAGTAGATACATTGTTATGGGTCAGATCTACCACAAGAGACGGCAGCTACCTGCACCTCTGCTGCAGTTTCTCAGAGGACGTCTGAGGCCAGGAGATGGGCTGCTAAGGAGCAGCAGCAACTACATAAAAAGATTCAACAGGAAGAGGGATCATAAAATACAAGAGGCAGCTCACAGCAAGTGTAAATGA
- the C20H17orf58 gene encoding UPF0450 protein C17orf58 homolog isoform X2: MTVKACWLLCFIVGSSSNLVAESLPYLGKPIQALSKDGYRAADSTPSQAKFPLRSSSVVKENRTEHWLLSPANLQWPKTANILSVSPDRKKKAKTSVENNTGLRKESHQDGKVLASESHREGPPPASFDFNHSNRMHVDRLQSESANSISAHFHSREFSHYKGRSLPFAEMHPLQDTGADDPNMVVHLNRPGKMNPNKHGPLRNITKPSWVTNRQSSSLLYHFNLPKKVLNADNKEKTCMIDCRRERDEAEAFCETVNGIVHDVETLGKGVQLVMLLVNSDGLYKMSRLYIAPDGFFFRVHVLIVDALNCSKPCPAFKLGSRYIVMGQIYHKRRQLPAPLLQFLRGRLRPGDGLLRSSSNYIKRFNRKRDHKIQEAAHSKCK, from the exons AGTCCCTGCCCTATCTTGGAAAGCCCATTCAGGCACTCAGCAAGGATGGGTATAGAGCAGCAGACTCCACACCAAGCCAAGCTAAGTTCCCATTAAGAAGCAGCAGTGTTGTGAAAGAAAATCGCACAGAGCATTGGTTGCTGTCTCCAGCTAACCTGCAGTGGCCAAAAACTGCCAACATCCTCTCAGTCTCaccagacagaaaaaaaaaggccaagACCTCAGTAGAAAACAATACAGGGCTGAGGAAAGAGTCTCACCAGGATGGCAAAGTGCTGGCTTctgagagccacagggagggacCTCCTCCTGCTTCCTTTGACTTCAACCATTCAAATAGAATGCATGTAGATAGGCTTCAGTCTGAGTCAGCAAACAGCATCTCAGCACACTTCCACTCCAGAGAATTTTCCCATTATAAAGGCAGATCCTTGCCTTTTGCTGAAATGCATCCTTTGCAAGACACCGGGGCAGATGATCCCAATATGGTGGTTCACCTCAACCGACCTGGCAAGATGAATCCCAACAAGCATGGCCCTCTAAGAAACATTACTAAACCCTCTTGGGTCACCAACCGCCAGTCATCTAGCCTGCTGTACCACTTCAACTTGCCAAAGAAAG TTCTAAATGCTGACAACAAGGAGAAGACATGCATGATCGACTGCAGGAGGGAGAGGGACGAAGCAGAAGCATTCTGTGAGA CAGTGAATGGGATTGTTCATGATGTGGAAACACTGGGGAAAGGAGTCCAGCTGGTTATGCTCTTGGTAAATAGTGACGGATTATACAAAATGAGTCGCCTGTATATTGCCCCTGATGGCTTCTTCTTCCGAGTTCACGTTCTCATTGTGGATGCTTTAAACTGCAGTAAACCATGTCCAGCTTTTAAACTTG GAAGTAGATACATTGTTATGGGTCAGATCTACCACAAGAGACGGCAGCTACCTGCACCTCTGCTGCAGTTTCTCAGAGGACGTCTGAGGCCAGGAGATGGGCTGCTAAGGAGCAGCAGCAACTACATAAAAAGATTCAACAGGAAGAGGGATCATAAAATACAAGAGGCAGCTCACAGCAAGTGTAAATGA
- the C20H17orf58 gene encoding UPF0450 protein C17orf58 homolog isoform X1 translates to MTVKACWLLCFIVGSSSNLVAESLPYLGKPIQALSKDGYRAADSTPSQAKFPLRSSSVVKENRTEHWLLSPANLQWPKTANILSVSPDRKKKAKTSVENNTGLRKESHQDGKVLASESHREGPPPASFDFNHSNRMHVDRLQSESANSISAHFHSREFSHYKGRSLPFAEMHPLQDTGADDPNMVVHLNRPGKMNPNKHGPLRNITKPSWVTNRQSSSLLYHFNLPKKVLNADNKEKTCMIDCRRERDEAEAFCESEFAVNGIVHDVETLGKGVQLVMLLVNSDGLYKMSRLYIAPDGFFFRVHVLIVDALNCSKPCPAFKLGSRYIVMGQIYHKRRQLPAPLLQFLRGRLRPGDGLLRSSSNYIKRFNRKRDHKIQEAAHSKCK, encoded by the exons AGTCCCTGCCCTATCTTGGAAAGCCCATTCAGGCACTCAGCAAGGATGGGTATAGAGCAGCAGACTCCACACCAAGCCAAGCTAAGTTCCCATTAAGAAGCAGCAGTGTTGTGAAAGAAAATCGCACAGAGCATTGGTTGCTGTCTCCAGCTAACCTGCAGTGGCCAAAAACTGCCAACATCCTCTCAGTCTCaccagacagaaaaaaaaaggccaagACCTCAGTAGAAAACAATACAGGGCTGAGGAAAGAGTCTCACCAGGATGGCAAAGTGCTGGCTTctgagagccacagggagggacCTCCTCCTGCTTCCTTTGACTTCAACCATTCAAATAGAATGCATGTAGATAGGCTTCAGTCTGAGTCAGCAAACAGCATCTCAGCACACTTCCACTCCAGAGAATTTTCCCATTATAAAGGCAGATCCTTGCCTTTTGCTGAAATGCATCCTTTGCAAGACACCGGGGCAGATGATCCCAATATGGTGGTTCACCTCAACCGACCTGGCAAGATGAATCCCAACAAGCATGGCCCTCTAAGAAACATTACTAAACCCTCTTGGGTCACCAACCGCCAGTCATCTAGCCTGCTGTACCACTTCAACTTGCCAAAGAAAG TTCTAAATGCTGACAACAAGGAGAAGACATGCATGATCGACTGCAGGAGGGAGAGGGACGAAGCAGAAGCATTCTGTGAGAGTGAGTTCG CAGTGAATGGGATTGTTCATGATGTGGAAACACTGGGGAAAGGAGTCCAGCTGGTTATGCTCTTGGTAAATAGTGACGGATTATACAAAATGAGTCGCCTGTATATTGCCCCTGATGGCTTCTTCTTCCGAGTTCACGTTCTCATTGTGGATGCTTTAAACTGCAGTAAACCATGTCCAGCTTTTAAACTTG GAAGTAGATACATTGTTATGGGTCAGATCTACCACAAGAGACGGCAGCTACCTGCACCTCTGCTGCAGTTTCTCAGAGGACGTCTGAGGCCAGGAGATGGGCTGCTAAGGAGCAGCAGCAACTACATAAAAAGATTCAACAGGAAGAGGGATCATAAAATACAAGAGGCAGCTCACAGCAAGTGTAAATGA
- the C20H17orf58 gene encoding UPF0450 protein C17orf58 homolog isoform X4, whose amino-acid sequence MTVKACWLLCFIVGSSSNLVAESLPYLGKPIQALSKDGYRAADSTPSQAKFPLRSSSVVKENRTEHWLLSPANLQWPKTANILSVSPDRKKKAKTSVENNTGLRKESHQDGKVLASESHREGPPPASFDFNHSNRMHVDRLQSESANSISAHFHSREFSHYKGRSLPFAEMHPLQDTGADDPNMVVHLNRPGKMNPNKHGPLRNITKPSWVTNRQSSSLLYHFNLPKKVLNADNKEKTCMIDCRRERDEAEAFCERSRYIVMGQIYHKRRQLPAPLLQFLRGRLRPGDGLLRSSSNYIKRFNRKRDHKIQEAAHSKCK is encoded by the exons AGTCCCTGCCCTATCTTGGAAAGCCCATTCAGGCACTCAGCAAGGATGGGTATAGAGCAGCAGACTCCACACCAAGCCAAGCTAAGTTCCCATTAAGAAGCAGCAGTGTTGTGAAAGAAAATCGCACAGAGCATTGGTTGCTGTCTCCAGCTAACCTGCAGTGGCCAAAAACTGCCAACATCCTCTCAGTCTCaccagacagaaaaaaaaaggccaagACCTCAGTAGAAAACAATACAGGGCTGAGGAAAGAGTCTCACCAGGATGGCAAAGTGCTGGCTTctgagagccacagggagggacCTCCTCCTGCTTCCTTTGACTTCAACCATTCAAATAGAATGCATGTAGATAGGCTTCAGTCTGAGTCAGCAAACAGCATCTCAGCACACTTCCACTCCAGAGAATTTTCCCATTATAAAGGCAGATCCTTGCCTTTTGCTGAAATGCATCCTTTGCAAGACACCGGGGCAGATGATCCCAATATGGTGGTTCACCTCAACCGACCTGGCAAGATGAATCCCAACAAGCATGGCCCTCTAAGAAACATTACTAAACCCTCTTGGGTCACCAACCGCCAGTCATCTAGCCTGCTGTACCACTTCAACTTGCCAAAGAAAG TTCTAAATGCTGACAACAAGGAGAAGACATGCATGATCGACTGCAGGAGGGAGAGGGACGAAGCAGAAGCATTCTGTGAGA GAAGTAGATACATTGTTATGGGTCAGATCTACCACAAGAGACGGCAGCTACCTGCACCTCTGCTGCAGTTTCTCAGAGGACGTCTGAGGCCAGGAGATGGGCTGCTAAGGAGCAGCAGCAACTACATAAAAAGATTCAACAGGAAGAGGGATCATAAAATACAAGAGGCAGCTCACAGCAAGTGTAAATGA
- the C20H17orf58 gene encoding UPF0450 protein C17orf58 homolog isoform X3: MTVKACWLLCFIVGSSSNLVAESLPYLGKPIQALSKDGYRAADSTPSQAKFPLRSSSVVKENRTEHWLLSPANLQWPKTANILSVSPDRKKKAKTSVENNTGLRKESHQDGKVLASESHREGPPPASFDFNHSNRMHVDRLQSESANSISAHFHSREFSHYKGRSLPFAEMHPLQDTGADDPNMVVHLNRPGKMNPNKHGPLRNITKPSWVTNRQSSSLLYHFNLPKKVLNADNKEKTCMIDCRRERDEAEAFCESEFGSRYIVMGQIYHKRRQLPAPLLQFLRGRLRPGDGLLRSSSNYIKRFNRKRDHKIQEAAHSKCK, translated from the exons AGTCCCTGCCCTATCTTGGAAAGCCCATTCAGGCACTCAGCAAGGATGGGTATAGAGCAGCAGACTCCACACCAAGCCAAGCTAAGTTCCCATTAAGAAGCAGCAGTGTTGTGAAAGAAAATCGCACAGAGCATTGGTTGCTGTCTCCAGCTAACCTGCAGTGGCCAAAAACTGCCAACATCCTCTCAGTCTCaccagacagaaaaaaaaaggccaagACCTCAGTAGAAAACAATACAGGGCTGAGGAAAGAGTCTCACCAGGATGGCAAAGTGCTGGCTTctgagagccacagggagggacCTCCTCCTGCTTCCTTTGACTTCAACCATTCAAATAGAATGCATGTAGATAGGCTTCAGTCTGAGTCAGCAAACAGCATCTCAGCACACTTCCACTCCAGAGAATTTTCCCATTATAAAGGCAGATCCTTGCCTTTTGCTGAAATGCATCCTTTGCAAGACACCGGGGCAGATGATCCCAATATGGTGGTTCACCTCAACCGACCTGGCAAGATGAATCCCAACAAGCATGGCCCTCTAAGAAACATTACTAAACCCTCTTGGGTCACCAACCGCCAGTCATCTAGCCTGCTGTACCACTTCAACTTGCCAAAGAAAG TTCTAAATGCTGACAACAAGGAGAAGACATGCATGATCGACTGCAGGAGGGAGAGGGACGAAGCAGAAGCATTCTGTGAGAGTGAGTTCG GAAGTAGATACATTGTTATGGGTCAGATCTACCACAAGAGACGGCAGCTACCTGCACCTCTGCTGCAGTTTCTCAGAGGACGTCTGAGGCCAGGAGATGGGCTGCTAAGGAGCAGCAGCAACTACATAAAAAGATTCAACAGGAAGAGGGATCATAAAATACAAGAGGCAGCTCACAGCAAGTGTAAATGA